The Streptomyces sp. NL15-2K genome contains a region encoding:
- the gatC gene encoding Asp-tRNA(Asn)/Glu-tRNA(Gln) amidotransferase subunit GatC: MPGITREEVAHLARLARLELKGEELDHFAGQLDDIIGAVARVSEVADQDVPPTSHPLPLTNVMRADEVRPSLTPEQALSGAPAQEQQRFKVPQILGED, encoded by the coding sequence ATGCCTGGCATCACGCGCGAGGAGGTCGCCCACCTCGCCCGGCTGGCGCGTCTGGAGCTGAAGGGCGAAGAGCTCGATCACTTCGCCGGTCAGCTCGACGACATCATCGGCGCGGTCGCCCGCGTCAGCGAGGTCGCCGACCAAGACGTACCGCCGACCTCGCACCCGCTCCCGCTGACGAACGTCATGCGCGCGGACGAGGTCCGTCCGTCGCTCACCCCCGAGCAGGCGCTCTCCGGCGCCCCGGCCCAGGAGCAGCAGCGTTTCAAGGTGCCGCAGATCCTGGGGGAGGACTAA
- a CDS encoding MMPL family transporter → MAALARWCVRRRLVVVVLWLLALGGVTAGAAVTGSAYSNDYKVPGTESGRATQLLQDGFPGLGGDSDTVVWHTTSGTVRAADVEQTMTRTLDRIAALPGVVAVSGPYDDQGAGRISEDGHTAYATVTFDDPAQDIHASEARAVVRAAKGAETDGLQVELGGSAIGLTESSGGHLAEVVGVAVAAVVLFLAFGSLAASLLPIATALVGVGTAYAGIVLLGHAMTVADFAPMLGMLIGLGVGIDYALFIVTRHRKGLKRGLSVTEAVTNAVATTGRAVVFAGATVCIALLGMLILQLGFLNGVAIAASLTVVLTVAASVTLLPALLSVIGMRALSRRERRRLAEHGPEPELPTGFAARWSVFVERHPKLLGALALVVITVLALPTLGLRLGTSDQGNDPETATTRQAYDLLADGFGPGVNGPLTLVTHVDGAEDKLALDNLDATLRTIEGVASVTPVTYNSGGDTAYFSIVPESAPQSHRTSDLVDRLRTEVLPRAEAGTSLDVQVGGVTAGYDDFADVIVGKLPVFVGVVIGLGCLLLLLAFRSIGIPLKAAAMNVAAVAAAFGVVVAIFQWGWGSELLGLGRAGPIEPFLPVIMVSVLFGLSMDYQVFLVSRMYEEWLETGDNRRAVRVGLAETSRVINSAAVIMISVFLAFVLSGDRVIAMFGIALAAAVALDAFVLRTLLVPALMHLLGGANWWLPRWLDRRMPRISIEAPESRAAHERLAAATDAEAADVLAKGREEQDVRDIPG, encoded by the coding sequence GTGGCAGCCCTCGCGCGTTGGTGTGTCCGACGACGTCTAGTCGTCGTAGTCCTGTGGCTCCTCGCCCTCGGCGGGGTGACCGCGGGTGCCGCCGTCACGGGCTCCGCCTACTCGAACGACTACAAGGTCCCCGGCACCGAGTCCGGCCGCGCCACGCAGCTGCTGCAGGACGGCTTCCCGGGCCTCGGCGGCGACAGCGACACCGTCGTCTGGCACACCACGTCCGGCACGGTCCGCGCCGCCGACGTGGAACAGACCATGACCCGCACCCTCGACCGGATCGCGGCCCTGCCCGGCGTGGTCGCCGTGTCCGGTCCGTACGACGATCAGGGCGCCGGCCGGATCAGTGAGGACGGACATACGGCGTACGCCACGGTGACCTTCGACGATCCGGCCCAGGACATCCACGCGTCCGAGGCGCGGGCCGTGGTCCGGGCCGCCAAGGGCGCCGAGACCGACGGGCTCCAGGTGGAGCTGGGCGGCAGCGCCATAGGGCTCACCGAGTCGTCCGGCGGTCACCTCGCCGAGGTGGTCGGCGTGGCGGTCGCGGCGGTGGTGCTGTTCCTCGCCTTCGGCTCGCTCGCCGCCTCGCTGCTGCCCATCGCCACCGCGCTGGTCGGCGTCGGCACCGCGTACGCCGGGATCGTGCTGCTCGGGCACGCCATGACCGTCGCCGACTTCGCGCCCATGCTCGGCATGCTGATCGGGCTCGGCGTGGGTATCGACTACGCGCTGTTCATCGTCACCAGACACCGGAAGGGTCTCAAACGCGGGCTGTCCGTGACCGAGGCGGTCACCAACGCCGTGGCCACCACCGGACGCGCGGTGGTATTCGCGGGTGCCACCGTTTGCATCGCCCTGCTGGGGATGCTGATCCTCCAGCTCGGCTTCCTCAACGGCGTCGCCATAGCAGCCTCGCTGACCGTCGTCCTGACGGTCGCGGCCTCCGTGACTCTGCTGCCCGCCCTGCTGTCTGTCATCGGCATGCGCGCCCTCAGCCGGCGTGAGCGCAGGAGGCTGGCGGAGCACGGGCCCGAACCCGAGCTGCCGACCGGGTTCGCCGCCCGCTGGTCGGTGTTCGTGGAGCGCCACCCCAAGCTGCTCGGCGCGCTCGCCCTGGTCGTCATCACCGTCCTCGCCCTGCCCACCCTGGGGCTTCGCCTGGGCACCTCCGACCAGGGCAACGACCCCGAGACGGCGACCACGCGCCAGGCGTACGACCTCCTCGCGGACGGTTTCGGGCCGGGTGTCAACGGCCCGCTCACCCTCGTCACGCACGTCGACGGAGCCGAGGACAAGCTCGCCCTCGACAACCTCGACGCGACCCTGCGCACCATAGAGGGCGTCGCGTCGGTGACACCGGTGACGTACAACTCCGGTGGTGACACGGCGTACTTCTCGATCGTCCCGGAGTCGGCGCCGCAGTCCCACAGGACCAGCGACCTCGTGGACCGGTTGCGCACCGAGGTGCTGCCGCGGGCCGAGGCCGGCACCTCGCTCGACGTCCAGGTCGGCGGGGTGACGGCCGGCTACGACGACTTCGCCGACGTCATAGTCGGCAAGCTGCCCGTGTTCGTCGGCGTCGTCATCGGCCTGGGCTGCCTGCTGCTCCTGCTCGCCTTCCGGTCCATCGGCATCCCGCTGAAGGCCGCCGCGATGAACGTCGCCGCCGTCGCCGCCGCCTTCGGTGTCGTCGTCGCGATCTTCCAGTGGGGCTGGGGGAGCGAGCTGCTCGGGCTGGGCCGCGCCGGTCCCATCGAACCCTTCCTCCCCGTGATCATGGTGTCCGTCCTGTTCGGGCTCTCCATGGACTACCAGGTCTTCCTGGTCAGCCGGATGTACGAGGAGTGGCTGGAGACCGGCGACAACCGGCGGGCCGTCCGTGTCGGCCTCGCCGAGACCAGTCGGGTGATCAACTCCGCCGCGGTGATCATGATCTCCGTCTTCCTCGCCTTCGTGCTCAGCGGCGACCGCGTGATCGCCATGTTCGGCATCGCGCTCGCCGCCGCCGTCGCCCTCGACGCCTTCGTGCTCCGTACGCTGCTGGTGCCGGCCCTCATGCACCTGCTCGGCGGCGCCAACTGGTGGCTGCCGCGCTGGCTGGACCGCCGTATGCCCCGCATCAGCATCGAGGCGCCCGAGAGCCGTGCCGCCCATGAGAGGCTGGCCGCCGCGACGGACGCCGAGGCGGCGGACGTCCTGGCGAAGGGGCGGGAAGAACAGGATGTACGGGATATCCCTGGGTGA
- the gatB gene encoding Asp-tRNA(Asn)/Glu-tRNA(Gln) amidotransferase subunit GatB, whose protein sequence is MTTTTDLVSYEDALASYDPVMGLEVHVELGTKTKMFCGCSTALGADPNTQTCPTCLGMPGSLPVVNATGVESAIKIGLALNCEIAEWCRFARKNYFYPDMPKNFQTSQYDEPIAFNGYLDVQLEDGETFRVEIERAHMEEDTGKSTHVGGATGRIHGASHSLLDYNRAGIPLIEIVTKPIEGAGERAPEVAKAYVRELRELIKALGVSEARMEMGQMRCDVNLSLRPNGTEKFGTRSETKNVNSLRSVERAARFEIQRHAAVLSGGGTIVQETRHFHEDTGSTTSGRVKEEAEDYRYFPEPDLVPVAPTREWVEEIRSALPELPLVRRNRLREEWGVSAVDMQAILNAGALEPIVATIDAGADAASARKWWMGELARSANESGKALDELAITPEQVARVAKLVASGDLNDKLARQVIEGVLAGEGTPDEVVDKRGLKVVSDEGALTAAVEEAIAGNPAIADKIRGGKVAAAGALVGAVMKATRGQADAARVKELILQKLGVSEG, encoded by the coding sequence GTGACCACCACGACCGACCTGGTGTCGTACGAGGACGCGCTGGCGTCGTACGACCCCGTCATGGGCCTCGAGGTCCATGTCGAACTCGGCACCAAGACCAAAATGTTCTGCGGCTGTTCGACCGCGCTCGGTGCCGACCCGAACACCCAGACCTGCCCCACCTGCCTCGGCATGCCCGGCTCGCTCCCGGTCGTCAACGCGACCGGCGTCGAGTCCGCCATCAAGATCGGTCTCGCCCTGAACTGCGAGATCGCCGAGTGGTGCCGCTTCGCCCGGAAGAACTACTTCTATCCGGACATGCCGAAGAACTTCCAGACCTCCCAGTACGACGAGCCGATCGCCTTCAACGGCTACCTCGACGTGCAGCTGGAGGACGGGGAGACCTTCCGCGTGGAGATCGAGCGCGCCCACATGGAGGAGGACACCGGCAAGTCGACGCACGTCGGCGGCGCGACGGGTCGTATCCACGGCGCCTCGCACTCGCTCCTCGACTACAACCGCGCCGGCATCCCGCTCATCGAGATCGTCACCAAGCCGATCGAAGGCGCGGGCGAGCGTGCTCCCGAGGTGGCGAAGGCGTACGTCCGTGAGCTGCGCGAGCTCATCAAGGCACTCGGCGTCTCCGAGGCCCGGATGGAGATGGGCCAGATGCGCTGCGACGTGAACCTGTCGCTGCGCCCGAACGGCACCGAGAAGTTCGGCACCCGCTCCGAGACGAAGAACGTCAACTCGCTGCGGTCCGTGGAGCGCGCGGCCCGCTTCGAGATCCAGCGGCACGCGGCCGTACTGAGCGGTGGCGGGACGATCGTCCAGGAGACCCGGCACTTCCACGAGGACACCGGGTCGACGACCTCGGGCCGCGTGAAGGAGGAGGCCGAGGACTACCGGTACTTCCCCGAGCCGGACCTGGTGCCGGTGGCGCCCACGCGCGAGTGGGTCGAGGAGATCCGCTCCGCGCTGCCGGAGCTGCCGCTGGTCCGCCGCAACCGGCTGCGCGAGGAGTGGGGCGTCAGCGCCGTCGACATGCAGGCGATCCTCAACGCCGGTGCGCTGGAGCCGATCGTCGCCACGATCGACGCCGGTGCCGACGCGGCCTCCGCCCGCAAGTGGTGGATGGGCGAGCTGGCCCGCAGCGCCAACGAGTCGGGCAAGGCGCTGGACGAGCTGGCGATCACGCCGGAGCAGGTCGCCCGGGTGGCCAAGCTGGTCGCCTCCGGCGATCTGAACGACAAGCTGGCCCGCCAGGTCATCGAAGGCGTCCTCGCGGGCGAAGGCACCCCGGACGAGGTCGTCGACAAGCGCGGGCTGAAGGTCGTCTCCGACGAGGGCGCGCTCACCGCCGCCGTCGAGGAGGCCATCGCCGGCAACCCGGCCATCGCGGACAAGATCCGCGGCGGCAAGGTGGCCGCGGCCGGCGCCCTGGTCGGCGCGGTCATGAAGGCCACGCGCGGCCAGGCGGACGCGGCCCGCGTCAAGGAGCTGATCCTGCAGAAGCTGGGCGTCAGCGAGGGCTGA
- a CDS encoding GNAT family protein: MYGISLGDDGAELRPLEPWHAEEFLAHLDRGREFINRFIPFGEKATDLASARDMLQRYADLRAADTASLHGLWLDGKLVGGVLFLNFDAENANCEVGCWLEPAGTGRGLVTRAMRVLLDFAIEQRGIHRVEWIAAVGNQASLNVARRLGMTREGVRRECYPHHGVRLDLEVWSVLAPEWRATRARVAHNDH, encoded by the coding sequence ATGTACGGGATATCCCTGGGTGACGACGGCGCCGAACTGCGGCCCCTGGAGCCGTGGCACGCCGAGGAGTTCCTCGCGCACCTGGACCGCGGCCGGGAGTTCATCAACCGGTTCATCCCCTTCGGCGAGAAGGCCACGGACCTGGCCTCCGCCCGGGACATGCTCCAGCGGTACGCCGACCTGCGCGCCGCCGACACCGCCTCCCTGCACGGCCTGTGGCTGGACGGCAAGCTCGTGGGCGGAGTGCTCTTCCTGAACTTCGACGCGGAGAACGCCAACTGCGAGGTCGGCTGCTGGCTGGAACCGGCCGGCACGGGACGTGGACTGGTCACCCGAGCGATGCGGGTGCTGCTCGACTTCGCGATCGAGCAGCGCGGCATCCACCGGGTGGAGTGGATCGCCGCCGTAGGCAACCAGGCAAGCCTGAACGTGGCCCGGCGCCTGGGGATGACCAGAGAAGGCGTGCGGCGGGAGTGCTATCCCCATCACGGGGTACGGCTCGACCTCGAGGTGTGGTCCGTCCTCGCCCCGGAGTGGCGCGCGACACGCGCGCGTGTGGCTCACAACGATCATTAA
- the gatA gene encoding Asp-tRNA(Asn)/Glu-tRNA(Gln) amidotransferase subunit GatA, with translation MTDIIKLTAAETAAKIASGELTAVEVTEAHLARIEAVDEKVHAFLHVDREGALAQARAVDEKRAKGEKLGPLAGVPLALKDIFTTEGVPTTVGSKILEGWIPPYDATVTKKLKAADVVILGKTNMDEFAMGSSTENSAYGPTGNPWDLTKIPGGSGGGSSAALASFQAPLAIGTDTGGSIRQPAAVTGTVGVKPTYGGVSRYGMVAFSSSLDQGGPCARTVLDAALLHEVIAGHDPLDSTSIDAPVPPVVEAARNGSVDGMRVGVVKQFRGEGYQAGVIQRFDESVALLKELGAEIVELDCPSFDLALSAYYLIAPSECSSNLARFDGLRYGLRTGDDGTHSAEEVTSLTRAAGFGPEVKRRIMLGTYALSSGYYDAYYGSAQKVRTLITRDFEKAFEQVDVIVSPTTPTTAFPIGERADDPMAMYLADLCTIPTNLAGNAAMSLPCGLAPEDNLPVGLQIIAPALKDDRLYKVGAAVEAAFVERWGHPLIEEAPSL, from the coding sequence ATGACGGACATCATTAAGCTCACCGCCGCCGAGACCGCCGCGAAGATCGCCTCCGGCGAGCTGACGGCCGTCGAGGTCACCGAGGCCCACCTCGCCCGCATCGAGGCCGTCGACGAGAAGGTGCACGCCTTCCTGCACGTCGACCGCGAGGGCGCCCTGGCCCAGGCCCGTGCCGTCGACGAGAAGCGGGCCAAGGGGGAGAAGCTCGGGCCGCTGGCCGGCGTTCCCCTCGCGCTCAAGGACATCTTCACCACCGAGGGCGTTCCGACGACCGTCGGTTCGAAGATCCTCGAGGGCTGGATCCCGCCGTACGACGCGACCGTCACCAAGAAGCTGAAGGCCGCCGACGTCGTCATCCTCGGCAAGACCAACATGGACGAGTTCGCCATGGGGTCGTCGACGGAGAACAGCGCCTATGGCCCGACCGGCAACCCGTGGGACCTCACCAAGATCCCCGGCGGTTCCGGCGGCGGGTCGAGCGCCGCGCTCGCCTCCTTCCAGGCGCCCCTCGCCATCGGCACCGACACCGGCGGCTCCATCCGCCAGCCGGCCGCCGTCACCGGCACGGTCGGCGTGAAGCCGACGTACGGCGGCGTCTCCCGCTACGGCATGGTGGCGTTCTCGTCCTCCCTCGACCAGGGCGGCCCCTGCGCCCGTACGGTCCTGGACGCGGCCCTCCTCCACGAGGTCATCGCCGGGCACGACCCGCTCGACTCCACCTCCATCGACGCCCCGGTCCCGCCGGTCGTCGAGGCCGCCCGCAACGGCTCCGTCGACGGCATGCGCGTCGGCGTCGTCAAGCAGTTCCGCGGCGAGGGCTACCAGGCCGGCGTCATCCAGCGCTTCGACGAGTCCGTGGCCCTGCTGAAGGAACTGGGCGCCGAGATCGTCGAGCTGGACTGCCCGTCCTTCGACCTGGCCCTGTCGGCGTACTACCTGATCGCCCCGTCCGAGTGCTCCTCCAACCTCGCCCGCTTCGACGGCCTGCGCTACGGCCTGCGCACCGGCGACGACGGCACGCACTCCGCCGAGGAGGTCACCTCTCTCACCCGTGCGGCGGGCTTCGGCCCGGAGGTCAAGCGCCGCATCATGCTCGGCACGTACGCGCTGTCGAGCGGCTACTACGACGCGTACTACGGCTCCGCCCAGAAGGTCCGCACGCTCATCACGCGCGACTTCGAGAAGGCCTTCGAGCAGGTGGATGTGATCGTCTCCCCGACCACGCCCACCACCGCCTTCCCGATCGGCGAGCGCGCCGACGACCCGATGGCGATGTACCTCGCCGACCTGTGCACCATCCCGACCAACCTGGCGGGCAACGCGGCCATGTCGCTGCCCTGCGGTCTCGCCCCGGAGGACAACCTCCCGGTCGGCCTGCAGATCATCGCTCCGGCGCTGAAGGACGACCGTCTTTACAAGGTAGGCGCCGCCGTCGAGGCCGCCTTCGTGGAAAGGTGGGGCCACCCGCTGATCGAGGAGGCTCCGTCACTGTGA
- a CDS encoding methyltransferase domain-containing protein, which translates to MSDITQGTSTDRLTERLTHPRHPRSNRYDARWTIENQMGPHALWLLEWLAPALGLEELRPGARVLDLGCGRAMTSVFLAREYDVQVIAADLWVKPDDNAARVAEAGVADRVLPVFTEAHDLPFGEGSFDAIVSVDAYQYFGTDDLYLPTLTRLLKPGGRIGVVVPALREELEGDEPPAHLREYWEKDPGFWAFHSPAWWRRLWTRSGAVEVETADWLEDGWRDWLLWSEVCAEESSSEFMADMARWSVDLMHADMEHVLGFARVVGRRK; encoded by the coding sequence ATGTCAGACATCACACAAGGGACCTCGACTGACCGCCTCACCGAGCGTCTGACCCACCCCCGCCACCCGCGCAGCAACCGCTACGACGCCCGCTGGACCATCGAGAACCAGATGGGCCCGCACGCGCTGTGGCTGCTGGAGTGGCTGGCCCCCGCGCTCGGCCTGGAGGAGCTGCGCCCCGGCGCCCGCGTCCTCGACCTCGGCTGCGGCCGCGCCATGACGTCCGTGTTCCTCGCCAGGGAGTACGACGTCCAGGTGATCGCCGCCGACCTGTGGGTGAAGCCCGACGACAACGCCGCGCGCGTCGCGGAGGCCGGCGTCGCGGACCGCGTCCTGCCCGTGTTCACCGAGGCGCACGACCTGCCGTTCGGCGAGGGGAGCTTCGACGCGATCGTGTCCGTCGACGCGTACCAGTACTTCGGCACCGACGACCTGTACCTGCCCACGCTGACCCGGCTGCTGAAGCCGGGCGGGCGGATCGGGGTCGTCGTGCCCGCGCTGCGGGAGGAGCTGGAGGGCGACGAGCCGCCGGCGCACCTGAGGGAGTACTGGGAGAAGGATCCGGGCTTCTGGGCGTTCCACTCCCCCGCCTGGTGGCGGCGGCTGTGGACGCGCAGCGGGGCCGTGGAGGTCGAGACGGCCGACTGGCTGGAGGACGGCTGGCGCGACTGGCTGCTGTGGAGCGAGGTGTGCGCCGAGGAGAGCTCCAGCGAGTTCATGGCCGACATGGCCCGCTGGTCGGTCGACCTGATGCACGCCGACATGGAGCATGTGCTCGGCTTCGCACGGGTCGTGGGACGCCGTAAGTGA
- a CDS encoding bifunctional diguanylate cyclase/phosphodiesterase — translation MEPTESAAPDSRLRLRRVVGAWRESRRAGRPSERPGAEGRAAGQYVAGQYTAAEGLGAPQLTAERPSGLPGAEAERHLSWPALPAVTVAAAGFVLGAGFYRAFTGGHALFPSGTVGWSLALLTGVIVGHLVALGRARWWGGTGSGAALTLAVLLLYGGVPAGMVSLTVVLLVGVARRHRWRQGLLHGAVDILGIGAGALLLGAFGRFPSVEHPWNPDTWTVYTAPEVVLVAVAYLAVTRALGWYLHTPSSGLPTVARTALVRQGLVAVALLGIAPLVCVVAIAKPILLPLFAIPLIALDSTLRIARARAEEQLRDPLTGLPNRQWLLERIWTALDDAERIGARSALMLIDLDRFRSVNDTLGHLAGDRLLLQIADRLRLALPRGAEAARLGGDEFAVLLPVADSTTSATRVARGLVAALSSPLDLDGLTLVLEASAGVAVFPDHALDAEGMLRRADVAMYQAKRDRTGVEVYESKRDSNTPDRLGLLGDLRRALDAHEVQLHYQPKVRFDGQVAGLEALVRWVHPERGKVPPDEFIAIAESSGLMPHLTEYVLETALGQVAEWRSQGLFVPVAVNVSPRDVHTPGFAGSVAARLARHGVPAGALQLEITEHVLLEDPQRAADTLAGLTGHGVKMSLDDFGTGYSSLVHLRRLPVSELKIDRSFVARLAVDTEDAEIVRCTVDLAHSLGLLVVAEGVEDDETWERLRDLGCDAVQGWLVAAAMPPEETTAWLRARGSRGWQRPQRPRAALPAAE, via the coding sequence ATGGAACCGACCGAGAGCGCCGCCCCGGACTCACGGCTGCGCCTGCGCCGGGTGGTCGGCGCATGGCGGGAGAGCCGGCGGGCCGGGCGGCCTTCGGAGCGTCCGGGCGCGGAGGGGCGCGCCGCGGGACAGTACGTCGCGGGACAGTACACGGCCGCCGAGGGCCTCGGCGCGCCGCAGCTCACCGCCGAGCGCCCCTCCGGGCTGCCCGGAGCCGAGGCCGAACGGCACCTGTCCTGGCCCGCCCTGCCGGCGGTGACCGTCGCGGCGGCCGGTTTCGTCCTGGGCGCCGGGTTCTACCGGGCCTTCACCGGCGGCCACGCGCTCTTCCCGTCCGGCACCGTGGGCTGGTCGCTCGCCCTGCTGACCGGCGTCATCGTCGGCCACCTGGTGGCGCTCGGCCGCGCTCGCTGGTGGGGCGGCACCGGCTCCGGCGCCGCCCTCACCCTCGCCGTCCTGCTGCTCTACGGCGGGGTGCCGGCCGGCATGGTCAGCCTCACCGTCGTCCTGCTGGTCGGCGTGGCCCGCCGCCACCGCTGGCGACAGGGCCTCCTGCACGGCGCGGTGGACATCCTCGGCATCGGCGCAGGAGCCCTGCTGCTGGGTGCCTTCGGCCGGTTCCCGTCCGTCGAGCACCCCTGGAACCCCGACACCTGGACGGTCTACACCGCCCCCGAGGTCGTGCTGGTCGCGGTCGCCTACCTCGCGGTCACCCGCGCCCTGGGCTGGTATCTGCACACCCCGAGCTCCGGCCTGCCCACGGTCGCCCGCACCGCCCTGGTCAGACAGGGCCTGGTCGCGGTCGCGCTGCTCGGCATCGCACCGCTGGTCTGCGTGGTCGCCATCGCCAAGCCCATCCTGCTGCCGCTGTTCGCCATCCCCCTCATCGCCCTCGACTCCACCCTGCGGATAGCCAGGGCCCGGGCCGAGGAGCAACTGCGCGATCCGCTGACCGGGCTGCCCAACCGCCAGTGGCTGCTGGAGCGCATCTGGACGGCCCTGGACGACGCCGAGCGCATCGGCGCCCGCTCCGCGCTGATGCTGATCGACCTCGACCGTTTCCGCTCGGTCAACGACACGCTGGGGCACCTGGCCGGTGACCGGCTGCTGCTGCAGATAGCCGACCGGCTCCGACTGGCGCTGCCGCGCGGTGCGGAGGCGGCGCGGCTGGGCGGCGACGAGTTCGCCGTCTTACTGCCGGTCGCCGACTCCACGACCTCCGCGACCCGGGTCGCCCGCGGCCTCGTCGCCGCCCTCAGCTCCCCGCTCGACCTCGACGGCCTCACCCTCGTGCTGGAGGCCAGCGCCGGAGTCGCCGTCTTCCCCGACCACGCCCTCGACGCCGAGGGCATGCTGCGCCGGGCGGACGTCGCGATGTACCAGGCGAAGCGGGACCGTACGGGCGTCGAGGTCTACGAGTCCAAGCGGGACTCGAACACCCCGGACCGGCTCGGACTGCTCGGCGATCTGCGCCGGGCCCTGGACGCGCACGAGGTCCAGCTGCACTACCAGCCCAAGGTCCGCTTCGACGGACAGGTGGCCGGCCTGGAGGCCCTGGTCCGCTGGGTGCATCCCGAGCGCGGCAAGGTCCCGCCGGACGAGTTCATCGCCATCGCCGAGTCGTCCGGCCTGATGCCCCATCTCACGGAGTACGTCCTGGAGACGGCCCTCGGCCAGGTCGCCGAGTGGCGCTCCCAGGGGCTGTTCGTCCCGGTCGCGGTCAATGTCTCCCCACGCGACGTGCACACCCCCGGCTTCGCGGGCTCCGTCGCCGCCCGCCTCGCCCGCCACGGCGTCCCGGCGGGAGCGCTCCAGCTGGAGATAACGGAACACGTCCTCCTGGAGGACCCGCAGCGCGCCGCCGACACCCTCGCCGGGCTGACCGGCCACGGCGTGAAGATGTCCCTGGACGACTTCGGCACGGGCTACTCCTCGCTGGTGCATCTACGGCGACTGCCGGTGAGCGAGCTGAAGATCGACCGCTCGTTCGTGGCCCGGCTGGCCGTCGACACCGAGGACGCGGAGATCGTCCGCTGCACGGTGGATCTGGCGCACTCCCTCGGGCTCCTCGTGGTCGCCGAGGGCGTCGAGGACGACGAGACCTGGGAGCGCCTGCGCGACCTGGGCTGTGACGCCGTACAGGGCTGGCTGGTCGCGGCGGCGATGCCCCCGGAGGAGACGACGGCGTGGCTGCGGGCGCGGGGCTCACGGGGCTGGCAGCGGCCGCAGCGGCCGAGGGCGGCTCTGCCGGCCGCGGAGTGA